From the genome of Candidozyma auris chromosome 2, complete sequence, one region includes:
- the SHM1 gene encoding glycine hydroxymethyltransferase, with protein sequence MLSRSLRALPRTSLSARTYALSAKAQALISKSVQEVDPEMASILQQERDRQRNSITLIPSENFTSKAVMDLLGSEMQNKYSEGYPGERYYGGNEIIDKAESLCRQRALEAFNLDPEQWGVNVQPLSGAPANLYAYSAILEVGDRIMGLDLPHGGHLSHGYQTPTAKISYISKYFQTMPYRLDEETGLIDYDTLEKNALLFRPKVIVAGASAYSRVIDYKRMREIADKVGAYILSDMAHISGLVSAGVTPSPFPYSDIVTTTTHKSLRGPRGAMIFFRKGIRKVTKKGKEVPYDLERKINFSVFPAHQGGPHNHTISALAVALKQCQYPEYKQYQQEVIDNAKAFASALESKGFDLVSKGTDTHLILVDLRSKSIDGARVEAVLERVNIAANKNTVPGDKSALFPSGLRVGTPAMTTRGFGPEEFAKVADYFQKAVEIAIKLKAQEQGTVAKELMASFKKLVSESEEVKALDAEVQEWAAKFPVPGDL encoded by the coding sequence ATGCTTTCCCGCTCGCTCCGTGCTTTGCCACGCACCTCGCTTAGCGCCCGTACCTATGCCCTCTCAGCCAAGGCGCAGGCCCTCATCTCGAAACTGGTCCAGGAAGTCGACCCAGAGATGGCCTCCATCTTgcaacaagaaagagacagaCAGAGAAATTCCATCACGTTGATTCCCTCCGAGAACTTCACCTCCAAGGCCGTGATGGACTTGTTAGGCTCAGAAATGCAAAACAAGTACTCAGAAGGTTACCCTGGCGAAAGATACTACGGTGGTAACGAAATCATCGACAAGGCCGAGTCCTTGTGTCGCCAGCGTGCTTTGGAGGCGTTCAACTTGGACCCTGAACAATGGGGTGTCAACGTTCAGCCTCTCTCCGGTGCTCCTGCTAACTTGTACGCATACAGTGCCATTTTGGAGGTGGGTGACAGAATCATGGGCTTGGACTTACCTCACGGTGGTCACTTGTCCCACGGCTACCAGACCCCAACCGCCAAGATTTCTTACatctccaagtacttcCAGACCATGCCTTACCGCTTGGACGAGGAGACTGGTCTCATTGACTACGACaccttggagaagaatgcCCTTTTGTTCAGACCTAAGGTCATTGTTGCTGGTGCTTCTGCTTATTCCAGAGTAATTGACTACAAGCGTATGCGTGAAATTGCCGACAAGGTGGGCGCCTACATCTTGTCTGACATGGCCCACATTTCTGGTTTGGTCCTGGCTGGTGTCACTCCCTCTCCTTTCCCATACTCCGACATtgtcaccaccaccactcACAAGTCCTTGAGAGGTCCTCGTGGCGCcatgatcttcttcagaaagGGTATCAGAAAGGTCACCAAGAAGGGCAAGGAGGTCCCATACGATCTCGAGAGAAAGATTAACTTTTCTGTGTTCCCTGCCCACCAAGGTGGTCCCCACAACCATACTATCTCTGCCTTGGCTGTTGCATTGAAGCAATGCCAGTACCCTGAGTACAAGCAGTACCAACAAGAGGTCATTGATAACGCCAAGGCTTttgcttctgctttggAGAGCAAGGGCTTCGACTTGGTGTCTAAGGGTACCGACACCCACTTGATCCTTGTTGACTTGCGTTCTAAGAGCATCGACGGTGCACGTGTAGAGGCCGTTTTGGAGCGTGTCAATATCGCCGCCAACAAGAACACAGTTCCTGGTGATAAATCTGCATTGTTCCCTAGTGGGTTGAGAGTGGGTACACCAGCCATGACCACTAGAGGTTTTGGCCCAGAGGAGTTCGCCAAGGTTGCCGATTACTTCCAGAAGGCTGTTGAAATTGccatcaagttgaaggctcAAGAGCAGGGTACCGTGGCCAAGGAGTTGATGGccagcttcaagaagcttgtcaGTGAGTCTGAGGAGGTCAAGGCTTTGGACGCCGAGGTTCAAGAGTGGGCTGCCAAATTCCCTGTACCTGGTGATTTGTAG
- the PRR2 gene encoding Prr2p: MFFRDTLISSSSMGVSGSVEIWKTPKGDKYAVKIYHEKEAHESRKEYQKRVLFEYRLLKQLKHEAFFLPSKYTISWSGLTVSMYMEAGSNDLAALLRKQGARQFNVAENMCYWRQLVSGIAYLHEQGMSHRDIKLENMLLERATGRLKIIDMATVTTKKPALGIVGSPRYMAPEMASQIRYDGQIADVWSLGIVLVFFATRKFLWKTAHIDDEKFEMWSKDQKLEDLALPASLNNLVVALLTIDPEQRMCTTDLLRHSFCKSLPCCQGSKSCGVEHRLLKVSEI, from the coding sequence ATGTTTTTCAGAGACACTTTGATTCTGCTGTCTCTGATGGGGGTGTCTGGGTCTGTTGAGATCTGGAAAACCCCCAAGGGCGATAAGTATGCGGTTAAGATTTACCATGAGAAGGAGGCCCATGAGCTGAGAAAAGAGTACCAAAAGAGGGTCCTCTTCGAATATAGACTTCTAAAACAGCTTAAACATGAAGCGTTTTTCTTGCCTTCGAAATATACCATTTCATGGAGCGGCCTTACAGTGAGTATGTATATGGAAGCTGGGCTGAATGATTTGGCAGCACTTCTACGAAAGCAAGGCGCTCGTCAGTTCAATGTCGCTGAGAATATGTGCTATTGGAGGCAGCTTGTTTCTGGAATTGCGTACCTTCACGAACAAGGAATGAGCCATAGAGACATCAAACTAGAGAACATGTTGTTAGAACGAGCTACCGGGAGACTCAAGATCATAGACATGGCCACAGTGACCACAAAAAAGCCTGCTCTCGGCATAGTGGGCTCTCCAAGGTATATGGCGCCGGAAATGGCGTCTCAGATTAGGTATGATGGGCAAATAGCGGATGTGTGGTCTCTAGGAATAGTGTTGGtgttttttgcaaccagaAAGTTCTTATGGAAGACTGCTCATATAGACGATGAAAAGTTCGAGATGTGGTCCAAGGATCAAAAACTAGAAGATTTGGCCCTCCCAGCAAGTTTGAATaatcttgttgttgctcTATTGACAATTGATCCCGAACAGAGGATGTGCACCACAGATTTACTCCGGCACTCATTCTGCAAGAGCCTTCCCTGTTGTCAAGGCTCAAAGAGCTGTGGAGTGGAACATAGGTTATTGAAAGTTCTGGAGATATGA
- the CPY1 gene encoding carboxypeptidase C PRC1 — MHRLHDVQQILTDKASSLSSQYSNLVDALDSKKGDVLSKIAQYVKEPVESIPKDAAALWSEMMLKFPESVTSLKFKSPASRVKKITRNFDFHVSNAKLPNHKLRVKSTPEDLGIDKVKQYSGYLDVAEEDKHFFFWAFESRNDPKKDPVILWLNGGPGCSSLTGLFFELGPASIGEDVKPKHNPYSWNNNATVIFLDQPVNVGYSYSSGSVSNTVAAGQDVYAFLELFFQQFPEYAERDFHIAGESYAGHYIPVFASEILSHDDRHFNLTSVLIGNGLTDPLTQYEYYQPMACGKGGEDAVLDPEECDNMAASIPRCLSLIESCYESNSVWSCVPATIYCNNAQMGPYQKTGKNVYDIRTECKGGNLCYEELQYIDDYLNLPEVKEKLGVEVEEYQGCNFDINRNFLFAGDWMKPYYKNVIDLLESKLPVLVYAGDKDFICNWLGNHAWTDRLPWSGHKKFESQPIRKWKVGKKEAGEVKNYEHFTYLRVYGGGHMVPFDQPEHSLEMVNRWISGDYTYN; from the coding sequence ATGCACAGGCTCCACGATGTCCAGCAAATCTTGACCGATAAGGCGCTGTCGCTTTCTTCCCAGTACCTGAACCTTGTGGACGCCTTGGACTCCAAAAAGGGTGATGTCTTGCTGAAAATTGCCCAGTATGTGAAGGAGCCCGTGGAGTCGATCCCCAAGGACGCTGCAGCCTTGTGGCTGGAAATGATGCTCAAGTTCCCTGAGCTGGTGACGTCgctcaagttcaagagcCCCGCATCgagagtgaagaaaatcactCGTAACTTCGATTTCCACGTTTCCAACGCCAAGTTGCCTAACCACAAGTTGCGTGTCAAGTCGACCCCTGAGGACTTGGGCATTGACAAGGTCAAGCAGTACTCGGGATACTTGGACGTTGCCGAGGAGGATAAgcatttcttcttctgggcTTTTGAGTCGAGAAACGACCCTAAGAAGGACCCTGTGATTTTGTGGTTAAACGGCGGCCCTGgttgctcttctttgactGGTTTGTTCTTCGAGTTGGGTCCTGCCAGCATCGGCGAGGACGTTAAGCCAAAGCACAACCCTTACTCATGGAACAACAACGCCACtgtgatcttcttggatcAGCCTGTCAATGTTGGCTACTCGTACTCCTCCGGCTCTGTCAGCAACACCGTTGCCGCTGGCCAGGACGTGTACGCTTTCTTGGAATTGTTCTTCCAGCAGTTCCCAGAGTACGCCGAGAGAGACTTCCACATTGCCGGTGAGTCTTACGCCGGTCACTATATCCCTGTCTTCGCTtcagagatcttgagcCACGACGATCGTCACTTCAACTTGACCTCGGTCTTGATCGGTAACGGGTTGACCGACCCATTGACCCAGTACGAGTACTACCAGCCAATGGCCTGCGGCAAGGGCGGCGAGGACGCTGTCTTAGACCCAGAGGAGTGTGACAACATGGCCGCTTCGATTCCTCGTTGTTTGTCTTTGATCGAGTCGTGCTACGAGTCCAATTCTGTGTGGTCATGTGTGCCAGCCACCATCTACTGCAACAACGCTCAGATGGGTCCTTACCAGAAGACTGGCAAGAACGTGTACGACATCAGAACAGAGTGCAAGGGCGGCAACTTGTGTTACGAGGAGTTGCAGTACATTGACGACTACTTGAACTTGCCTGaggtgaaggagaagttgggtgTTGAGGTTGAGGAATACCAGGGATGCAACTTTgacatcaacagaaacttCTTATTTGCTGGTGACTGGATGAAGCCATACTACAAGAACGTGATTGACTTGTTGGAGTCGAAGTTGCCAGTGCTTGTGTATGCTGGAGACAAGGACTTCATCTGCAACTGGTTGGGTAACCATGCTTGGACGGACAGATTGCCATGGTCTGGTCATAAGAAGTTTGAGTCGCAGCCCATTCGCAAGTGGAAGGTTGGCAAGAAGGAAGCCGGTGAGGTGAAGAACTACGAGCACTTCACGTACTTGAGAGTGTATGGCGGAGGCCACATGGTTCCATTTGACCAGCCCGAGCACTCGTTGGAGATGGTCAACAGATGGATCAGCGGTGACTACACCTACAACTAA
- a CDS encoding ATP-dependent RNA helicase MTR4, whose translation MDGDDLFGVFSETPAQLPVKKSHGDHQKNQKSEQNNLDRKRPAPADEKENKKQAKQDDTANGEKKKSNPVVKDAVEIEASREVAASAGLLPSDQKEEDARKLKLKHQVRHQVAIPPDYPYVPIGEHVRTKEARTYPFTLDPFQDTAISCIDRNESVLVSAHTSAGKTVVAEYAIAQSLRDKQRVIYTSPIKALSNQKYRELLAEFGDVGLMTGDVTINPDAGCLVMTTEILRSMLYRGSEVMREVAWVIFDEVHYMRDKNRGVVWEETIILLPDKVHHVFLSATIPNAMEFAEWIVKTHNQPCHVVYTDFRPTPLQHYLFPAAGDGIHLVVDEKGTFREENFQKAMSSISNNMGDDPSSAEATRSKKKGETYKGGVKDGKSDIYKIVKMIYMKRYNPVIVFSFSKRDCESLALKMSKLDFNTDEERQALTKVFENAIDVLLESDRELPQIKNILPLLRRGIGIHHSGLLPILKEVIELLFQEGLLKVLFATETFSIGLNMPAKTVVFTSVRKWDGQGFRWVSGGEYIQMSGRAGRRGLDDRGIVIMMIDEKMEPQVAKGMVKGQADRLDSAFHLGYNMILNLMRVEGISPQFMLSNSFYQFQNAASVPKLEQHLQQLTIEYNNVTVDDEYHVKEYYDLKKQLEGYQESVRQVVTHPGHILPFLQAGRVIKVKIGEHDYGWGMVASFSKRSNKRDSSQTYTDHESYLVSVFVCTMFADAPVNLIKPFNPDFPEGIRPSKEGEKSRAEYVPITLDSIQAISSVRLKVPDDFKSSTAKRNLVRTLRDLPKKLPDGIPLMDPVESMKIEEPEFKTLLRKIDVLESKLATNPLHESDRIKDLYAQYSHKVDIEKQISQTKEKILQAQAVIQLDDLKRRKRVLRKLGFTTPDEIIELKGRVACEISTGDELLLTELIFNGTFNDLSPEQCAALLSCFVFQERAKEVPRLKPELAEPLKAMQDMATKIAKVFRESKIEITEKEYVESFRPELMEVTYAWCKGAKFAQICKMTDVYEGSLIRTFKRLEEMIRQMIQAAKTIGNIELEDKMEKATEMVHRDIVSAASLYL comes from the coding sequence ATGGACGGCGACGATCTTTTTGGGGTTTTCTCGGAAACTCCAGCGCAGTTGCCAGTGAAGAAAAGTCATggagatcatcaaaaaaatcagaaaagTGAGCAAAACAACCTCGACAGGAAAAGACCAGCTCCTGCtgatgagaaagagaacaagaaacaGGCAAAACAGGACGACACGGCCAatggagagaaaaagaagtcGAATCCTGTTGTCAAGGATGCCGTGGAAATTGAAGCATCCAGAGAAGTTGCGGCCTCTGCCGGTCTTCTTCCGTCTGATCaaaaggaggaagatgcgagaaagttgaaattgaagcaTCAGGTCAGACACCAAGTGGCCATTCCACCAGACTACCCTTACGTTCCCATTGGAGAGCACGTGAGAACGAAAGAGGCAAGAACCTACCCTTTTACCTTGGACCCTTTCCAGGATACGGCTATCTCGTGTATCGACAGAAACGAGTCTGTTCTTGTATCTGCGCATACCTCTGCTGGTAAGACAGTGGTGGCTGAGTATGCGATTGCTCAGTCCTTGAGGGATAAGCAGCGTGTCATCTATACGTCTCCAATCAAGGCTTTGAGTAACCAGAAGTATAGAGAGCTCTTGGCTGAGTTTGGCGATGTGGGTCTCATGACTGGTGATGTTACAATCAACCCGGACGCAGGATGTCTTGTTATGACGACAGAAATTTTGCGTAGTATGTTGTACAGAGGCTCGGAGGTGATGAGAGAAGTTGCTTGGGTCATTTTCGACGAGGTGCACTACATGAGAGACAAAAACAGAGGTGTTGTGTGGGAAGAGACGATCATCTTGCTTCCTGACAAGGTGCACCATGTTTTTCTTTCGGCAACCATTCCAAACGCCATGGAGTTTGCTGAGTGGATCGTGAAAACGCACAACCAACCATGTCACGTTGTCTACACTGACTTCCGTCCAACTCCTTTGCAGCATTACTTATTTCCAGCGGCTGGTGATGGAATTCATCTTGTTGTCGACGAGAAAGGTACCTTCAGGGAGGAAAATTTCCAAAAAGCTATgtcttcaatctcaaacAACATGGGCGACGATCCCTCATCAGCCGAGGCAACAAGAAGTAAAAAGAAGGGAGAGACATATAAGGGAGGTGTGAAGGACGGAAAGAGTGACATTTACAAGATTGTCAAAATGATCTACATGAAAAGATACAATCCAGTGATTGtattctctttctcaaagCGTGATTGTGAGTCTTTGGCTCTCAAAATGTCCAAATTGGACTTTAATACAGATGAGGAGCGTCAAGCATTGACGAAAGTGTTTGAAAACGCTATTGATGTTTTGCTAGAGTCAGATAGAGAGTTGCCTCAGATCAAGAATATTCTCCCGCTTCTAAGAAGAGGTATTGGTATTCATCACTCGGGTTTGTTGCCAATCTTGAAAGAGGTAATCGAGCTTTTGTTCCAGGAAGGTTTGCTCAAGGTACTTTTCGCCACAGAAACGTTCTCCATCGGTCTTAATATGCCTGCTAAGACTGTGGTTTTCACATCTGTCAGAAAGTGGGACGGTCAAGGGTTCCGTTGGGTGTCTGGAGGTGAGTATATTCAGATGTCCGGTAGAGCTGGTCGTCGTGGTCTAGATGATAGAGGTATCGTGATCATGatgattgatgaaaaaatGGAACCTCAAGTGGCCAAAGGTATGGTCAAGGGCCAAGCTGACAGATTAGATTCTGCATTCCACCTAGGATACAATATGATCTTGAATTTAATGCGGGTTGAAGGCATTTCTCCGCAATTCATGTTGCTGAACTCCTTCTACCAGTTCCAAAATGCTGCGTCTGTTCCCAAGCTCGAGCAGCACCTTCAACAGTTGACTATTGAGTACAATAATGTGACTGTGGATGACGAATATCATGTCAAGGAATACTATGATCTCAAGaaacaacttgaaggatACCAGGAGAGCGTTCGTCAAGTTGTTACCCACCCAGGTCACATTCTTCCATTTTTGCAAGCTGGCAGAGTTATAAAAGTGAAGATTGGCGAGCATGACTACGGCTGGGGAATGGTTGCATCGTTCTCGAAAAGATCAAACAAAAGAGATTCATCTCAAACGTACACGGATCATGAGCTGTATTTGGTGAGCGTATTTGTTTGCACCATGTTCGCAGATGCTCCTGTCAACTTGATTAAACCGTTCAACCCGGATTTTCCTGAGGGTATTCGTCCTTCGAAGGAGGGTGAAAAACTGAGAGCAGAATATGTCCCCATCACATTGGACTCCATTCAGGCAATCTCGAGCGTTCGTTTGAAGGTGCCAGACgatttcaagagctccaCTGCCAAGAGAAACTTGGTGCGGACATTGAGAGACTTGCCCAAGAAGTTGCCCGACGGTATCCCTCTAATGGATCCTGTTGAGAGCATGAAGATCGAGGAGCCTGAGTTCAAGACGTTGTTGCGTAAGATTGACGTCTTAGAAAGTAAATTGGCTACTAATCCATTACATGAATCCGACAGAATCAAGGATTTGTACGCCCAGTACAGCCACAAGGTCGACATTGAGAAGCAAATCTCTCAaacaaaggagaagatATTACAAGCGCAAGCGGTGATTCAGCTCGACGATTTGAAACGCCGAAAGAGAGTCTTGAGGAAGCTTGGATTCACTACCCCAGATGAGATCATCGAGCTCAAGGGAAGAGTTGCTTGCGAGATTTCGACGGGTGACGAGCTTCTATTGACAGAGCTCATATTCAATGGTACGTTCAATGATTTGAGTCCAGAACAGTGTGCGGCGCTTTTGTCGTGCTTCGTGTTCCAGGAACGAGCCAAGGAAGTGCCTAGATTGAAACCTGAATTGGCAGAGCCCTTGAAAGCCATGCAAGACATGGCAACAAAGATTGCCAAGGTGTTCAGAGAAAGCAAGATAGAAATTACCGAGAAGGAGTACGTTGAGCTGTTCCGCCCTGAGCTCATGGAAGTGACATATGCATGGTGCAAAGGCGCCAAGTTTGCACAGATTTGTAAGATGACCGATGTGTACGAAGGGTCGTTGATTAGAACGTTCAAGAGATTGGAAGAGATGATTAGACAGATGATTCAGGCGGCCAAGACGATAGGTAACATTGAGTTGGAAGATAAGATGGAAAAGGCCACGGAGATGGTGCACAGAGACATTGTTTCCGCTGCGTCGTTGTACTTGTAA
- the GYP7 gene encoding GTPase-activating protein GYP7: MSSNTVELLYAKSKAYLHPSTSNKDNVAGFLTLSRPNGPSTNKDILLSYTPENMLSAEELKLYNEVDMAECLVDSMGKLSLEAGPSGLKKKPGDKPSVRRPSSSSGSGYCFSLPLSLVYSIHVRNPSLGWWYGSIVLHSKTGEKMPVVFFHDDESPSTIQRQKLLNKSFDPFGEDGQMYWGGQDFISTLRRYISVEKSTVEPSVYLVDPSSVDLANFAPLKDQSSKMEPAAEFKLPNVNKLLATAKWRVLETVASFGQKTKNQVAEIVDEHVPEVVVRSVLSKPEVKKISNDFDSARVYLAKWAAQVKEEAEQSQRKFMLEDTVYDRINKELRTGSEILTPEEVSNASRRKPISKVEWDGFFDHNGRLILTVDEVKFRIFHGGLEEDVRPEAWLFLLGVYPWDSSSEERKTLRESLESGYHDYKKRWVEDEDKRQDPFWKDQKCRIEKDIHRCDRHLELFQSKKTSPPNLSEEIAGAFEAPDAESSRNDRESSPETPDEDEEESEWDLANIQNPHLFAMREILLTFNEYNVNLGYVQGMTDLLSPIYVILQDEVLSFWAFTGFMERMERNFVRDQSGMKRQMDVLNGLLQFMLPDLFKHLEKCESTDLFFFFRMLLVWYKREFEWNDVLTLWEVLFTDYYSSQFHLFFALSVLSDNKRIIMQNLKRFDEVLKYMNDLSGKMNLNDLLIRAELLFLRFKRMIALIDRENQQSNVSGELYEVRVNPDLRELLSRDLVIQKESERPEGVGGG, encoded by the coding sequence ATGAGCTCCAACACGGTAGAGCTCTTGTACGCTAAGAGCAAGGCGTACCTCCACCCTTCAACGTCCAACAAGGACAATGTGGCTGGGTTTTTGACGCTCTCAAGGCCCAACGGGCCCTCTACAAATAAGGACATTTTGCTCAGTTACACGCCAGAAAACATGCTTTCTgcagaggagttgaagctCTACAATGAGGTGGACATGGCCGAGTGCTTGGTCGACAGCATGGGCAAATTGCTGCTTGAAGCGGGACCATCgggtttgaagaagaagcctgGTGATAAACCCAGCGTGAGGAGACCCTCGTCTAGCTCTGGCTCCGGCTACTGCTTCTCATTGCCCTTGCTGCTTGTGTACCTGATCCACGTCAGAAACCCGTCATTGGGCTGGTGGTACGGGTCCATTGTGCTTCACTCGAAAACAGGGGAGAAGATGCCCGTGGTTTTTTTCCATGATGATGAGTCTCCTCTGACCATTCAACgccaaaagcttctcaacaagCTGTTTGACCCTTTTGGCGAGGATGGCCAAATGTACTGGGGCGGGCAGGACTTTATTCTGACTCTCAGAAGGTATATCAGTGTTGAAAAGCTGACGGTGGAGCCTTCAGTGTATTTGGTGGATCCTCTGAGTGtagacttggccaactttgCCCCTCTCAAGGACCAGAGCAGCAAAATGGAACCTGCTGCTGAGTTCAAGTTGCCCAACGTCAACAAGCTATTGGCGACGGCTAAATGGAGAGTTTTGGAGACTGTGGCTTCTTTTGGGCAGAAGACGAAGAACCAGGTGGCTGAAATCGTGGATGAGCATGTCCCTgaggtggtggtgaggCTGGTATTGAGCAAACctgaagtgaagaagattaGCAACGATTTCGACAGCGCCAGAGTGTACTTAGCCAAATGGGCAGCGCaagtgaaagaagaagcggAGCAGTCCCAGCGTAAGTTCATGCTCGAGGATACCGTCTACGATAGAATCAACAAGGAGCTTCGAACGGGGCTGGAGATTTTGACTCCCGAGGAAGTTAGCAATGCTTCGCGTAGGAAGCCAATCAGCAAAGTCGAGTGGGATGGTTTTTTCGACCACAACGGCCGTCTCATTTTGACCGTTGACGAAGTGAAGTTCAGGATCTTCCACGGTGGTTTGGAGGAGGATGTCAGACCGGAGGCCTGGTTGTTCTTGCTTGGAGTATACCCTTGggattcttcttcagaggAGCGCAAGACCCTTCGAGAGAGCCTTGAAAGCGGGTATCATGACTACAAAAAGCGCTGGGTTGAGGATGAAGACAAGCGGCAAGATCCCTTTTGGAAAGACCAGAAGTGTCGTATCGAGAAAGATATTCATAGGTGTGATCGCCACTTGGAACTCtttcaaagcaaaaaaacCTCTCCTCCAAACTTATCTGAGGAGATCGCGGGAGCCTTTGAGGCGCCGGATGCTGAAAGCTCTCGTAATGATAGAGAATCTCTGCCAGAGACACCtgatgaagacgaagaggagagCGAGTGGGACCTTGCTAATATTCAAAACCCTCATTTGTTTGCTATGCGTGAGATTCTTTTGACTTTCAATGAGTACAATGTCAACTTGGGCTACGTTCAAGGGATGACAGACTTACTTTCGCCCATATATGTGATTCTCCAGGATGAGGTGTTGTCGTTCTGGGCATTTACTGGTTTCATGGAGAGAATGGAGAGAAATTTTGTCAGAGATCAGAGTGGCATGAAGCGCCAGATGGATGTACTCAATGGGCTTTTGCAGTTCATGCTTCCTGACCTCTTTAAGCATTTAGAGAAATGTGAGTCGACAGActtattcttctttttccgcATGCTTCTTGTCTGGTACAAGCGGGAGTTTGAGTGGAATGATGTGTTGACCTTGTGGGAAGTTCTCTTCACCGACTACTACAGCAGTCAGTTCCACTTGTTCTTCGCATTGTCAGTGCTTTCCGACAACAAACGAATCATCATGCAGAACTTGAAACGGTTTGACGAAGTTTTGAAGTACATGAATGACCTCTCGGGTAAGATGAATCTCAATGATCTATTAATTCGTGCCGAGTTATTATTCCTTCGCTTCAAGCGGATGATAGCTCTTATTGATAGAGAAAACCAGCAACTGAACGTCAGTGGAGAGCTCTATGAGGTGCGAGTAAACCCTGATCTACGTGAATTGCTTAGTCGTGATCTCGTGATCCAAAAGGAAAGTGAAAGACCTGAGGGTGTGGGCGGCGggtaa
- a CDS encoding putative serine/threonine-protein phosphatase produces the protein MGSLSKSRNYRGYSSTDEEDIIHEAEPWEIPNRTKKWLITLGTLVAVCLLYMFCFLLPKMFIPETKELVGIHKAEPLDVILTPVSSEKANSWGLTTLEYDDFSDDDDEEDEHDLRVSSDEEVNIESNSMKKSKERLILVGDVHGQYRELKKLLRKVKYKKERDQLLVLGDFITKGPHSFKVLDFLIDNDIACIMGNHEYYVLQNYATYHGLPQPSFVNGTAPSFRTTGKFNSDPEFLLAKKLKPKHVEYINNCPVMKELGQVPLHSKKTKGKYGHTEGVAVHAGLRMEFLKDLNAQDPEDCLEMRSYIGPYYNETTDDPSDKGAVSWSKIWNQKQKAGKLDRSLVVYYGHDAGRGLKLKKFTKGLDSGCTKGGKLSALVMWQEKLKGSDKVMYKETLVQQKC, from the coding sequence ATGGGAAGTTTGCTGAAAAGCAGAAACTACAGAGGTTACAGCTCTACGGATGAGGAGGACATAATACACGAGGCAGAACCTTGGGAGATCCCAAATCGTACCAAAAAGTGGCTCATCACTTTAGGTACTCTTGTCGCCGTCTGTCTTTTATATATGTTTTGTTTCTTATTGCCCAAAATGTTTATTCCTGAGACCAAAGAGTTGGTTGGAATTCACAAAGCAGAGCCATTGGATGTCATCTTGACACCTGTGCTGCTGGAAAAGGCAAATCTGTGGGGACTTACTACGCTAGAGTATGATGATTTCAgcgatgacgatgacgaagaagatgagcaTGACTTGCGAGTTTCTTCCGATGAGGAAGTTAATATCGAGAGCAATagcatgaagaagctgaaagaGCGGCTCATTCtagttggtgatgttcaTGGCCAATACagagaattgaagaagttgttaAGAAAggtcaagtacaagaaagAACGTGACCAACTTCTAGTGTTGGGTGATTTTATTACCAAAGGTCCGCACTCATTTAAAGTTCTTGACTTTCTTATTGACAACGATATCGCGTGTATCATGGGTAATCACGAGTACTATGTTTTACAGAACTACGCAACATATCATGGTCTTCCGCAACCATCCTTCGTGAATGGAACGGCTCCTAGCTTCCGCACAACTGGTAAGTTCAACAGCGACCCTGAGTTCCTTCTCGCTAAGAAACTAAAACCAAAGCATGTGGAGTATATCAACAACTGTCCAGTGATGAAGGAACTTGGTCAGGTTCCCTTGCactcaaagaaaaccaaGGGCAAATATGGTCATACTGAAGGAGTGGCTGTGCACGCAGGTCTCAGGATGGAGTTTCTTAAGGACTTGAATGCACAGGATCCTGAGGACTGTCTTGAGATGAGGTCCTACATTGGTCCCTACTACAACGAGACCACTGATGATCCCAGCGACAAAGGCGCAGTTTCGTGGTCGAAGATCTGGAACCAGAAGCAGAAAGCCGGCAAGCTTGACCGCTCTCTTGTTGTGTACTACGGCCACGACGCTGGTAGAGGActcaaattgaagaagttcactAAGGGCCTCGATTCTGGGTGTACCAAGGGCGGCAAGTTGAGTGCGTTGGTAATGTGGcaggagaaattgaagggCTCAGACAAAGTGATGTATAAGGAGACTCTTGTGCAGCAGAAATGCTGA